GCAAATAATTGTTGATTCATCATCTAATTTGAATAGTAATGAAACCAGCATAATCCCTTTTTTACTGGGGCCTGTAATGTCCATTTTACTCTATCAACGAGGATTATTAGTGCTCCATGGAAGTTCAATTAATGTAAATAATGGTGCGATTGCTTTTTTGGGGTATAGAGGACTTGGAAAGTCAACAACTGCCATAAATTTATATAAGAAGGGCTATCCACTGATAACTGACGATATTCTGGCTGTTGAATTTAATAAAGAAGGATTACCAGTTGTATACCCTGGCTATCCTCATGCACGTTTACCTGATGATTCTTATATGCATATAAACACAGATATTTTAACACCTATTCGGACTTACGCGGGGAAAGTTTTTTGTGATGCTTCCAGGGGTTTTTTACCAGAACCTGTGGAATTAAAGAAGATTTACATACTTGAAGAAGGCGAAAAGCTTAGAATATCTAATTTTAAGTCGCAGGAGAGTGTTATTAATCTTATAAGGCATTCAACTGCAAACAGAGTTATGCAGGATAATAAAGATCAGGCCAAAAATTTGATTCAATGCGCCAATTTAATTAAAAATATTACTATCAGTCGTTTAGAGATATCACACTCATTTAAAAATCTCCCGGATTTAGTAAACCTGATTGAGGATGATTTTAATGTGGGTGGGTGATATTTACGTGGATAAGTAAATATTAGTGAGATATTACTCGATACAGGGTATTAGAAGAATCATACCTCAAATTAACATGTCCAAATAGAGTTTTTCGGTAGGTTCATGGATAAATTAAATAATTAAAACGGCACATAGACAAATTAAAAGAATTGAACTTAATCAGGACAAATGTATTTCATGCTCCTAATTCTATACCTTCTTTTATAGCCGGGTTAACAATTCCTATTTCTTTCTTTTTTTCTTCAAATTCTTCAGGAGTGTAACACAGCTGTTCCAGCAACACTAAACCTTCCCAGTCAGCTGAAACATCCCTGATTCTTTCCAACCAGTTGATGCCCTCAAATTTTTTGCTCACTATAATCATATCCACGTCACTATCAATCAGATGATCACCTCTGGCTCTGCTTCCAAATATCAGGACTTTTTCAGGCGAATATTTCTTATTAACCATCTCCAGAAAACCATCTATCCATTTTTTAACAGCTTTATCTGTGATTCTATCCATTTTATAACCTTCTTACTTTTATCTAGAATATCGGTGGCAACTTCTTCATCATAAAGTTCGTAGGGTGTTCCATAAGCTGCATCAGGATATCTGGTGGTGACGAATTCAGGAGTTAACCTTCTTAAAAACATGTGAGTATCTGATAAATAGCATTTTTTAGTCATTATGATACATATCTAATGTTTTAATGTTCAGATCGGTGAAAAACAAGATGAGTGCAATAACAGGGATATTCAACAGTAGATGAAAGGATTTAGAGAAAACATTTTAAGTTGATGAAAAATTGAATAAATTATTTATACAATTGAATACAATTTGCATTCATGCTGAAGAGGATTTTTACTTCAAAAACAAGAGTTAAAATTTTAACATTCTTCATGATAAATCCTGAAAAAGAAATGTTTGTAAGAGAAATTTCAAGAACCATTAACGAAAATATTAATGCTGTTAGACGAGAGTTATCAAATCTAGAACAAATTGGGCTTTTAATAAGTAAAAAAGAAGGTAATATGAAATATTATTCTGTAAACAAGGATTTTCCAATATATGAAGAATTAAAGAGCATTATTTTAAAAACCGAAGGGGTAGCAAAGATTATTAACAACAATTTAAGTCAAATAGGTGAAATTAAACTGGCATTTATATATGGTTCCTTTGCATCTGGAAAAGCAAATATACAAAGTGATATAGATATTTTTTTAGTAGGAGAGCTGAATGAGGATCAACTAATAAAGGAAATTTTAAAGCTTGAAAAAACATTATCAAGGGAAATAAACTACGTTTTATTCAGTGCAGATGAATTTAATCAGAGAATAAATGATGAAGATCCATTTGTTACTAACGTTTTAAGAGAACCAAAAATAATGATAATTGGAGATTTAAATGTTAAGAAAACTTGAAGCTGAAGGATATATCATGAAATTATCCAGTTCACCTCAGCAGGCTGAAGATTCCATTAAACTTGCAGAAAGAGATCTGGAAGTTGCAAAAACAATTTTAGATAAAAATTATGACTGGGCTTTTAATATAGCTTATAATTCAATTTTACAATCTATCCGTGCTTTAATATTTAAAAAGGGCTACAGAACTTCAAGCAGGAATTCCCATGTAGCTACCCTTAAATTTGCTGAAATATTTTTAGATGAATATGATGTACTTTATTTTGATAGGATGCGTAGAAAACGACATCGGGCAGTTTATGATACTGCAGGCACTATTTCAAAAAATGAAGCTGAAAATGCAATTGCAAGAGCGGAAACGATCATAGAAAAAGTTAAAAATTTAATTGAATGAATTAATTTTCTAATTAACGGTGGAACTCGATGAGCGCAATAACAGGGATATTCTACAGAGATGGGCGGAAAGTTGACCCTGAACTCATTAAAAAAATGAATGATCGTTTATCTCATCGTGGGCCTGATGGATCTGCGATCTGGTGTGAAGGTAGTGTTGCTTTGGGTCATCAAATGCTGTGGACAACACCAGAATCATTGCACGAGAAGTTGCCGTTTCACGATGAAAAAGCAGGTTTAGTTATCACCGCTGATGCACGTATTGATAACAGAAAGGAATTATCAGAGGAATTAGATATTGAAGATAAAGAGGATGTGTCTGACAGTTATTTTATTTTGAAAGCGTATGAAAAATGGGGTGAGAAGTGTCCTGAATATTTACTGGGAGATTTTGCCTTTGCAATATGGGATGAGAATGAGGAGAAGCTGTTTTGTGCCAGGGATCATATGGGTGTGAAGCCGTTTTATTATTATCTGGATGAAGAGATGTTTGTTTTTGGGACGGGGATTAAGGCATTGTTTTGTGTTCCGGGGGTTCCACGTGAGTTG
This window of the Methanobacterium sp. genome carries:
- a CDS encoding nucleotidyltransferase domain-containing protein, whose amino-acid sequence is MLKRIFTSKTRVKILTFFMINPEKEMFVREISRTINENINAVRRELSNLEQIGLLISKKEGNMKYYSVNKDFPIYEELKSIILKTEGVAKIINNNLSQIGEIKLAFIYGSFASGKANIQSDIDIFLVGELNEDQLIKEILKLEKTLSREINYVLFSADEFNQRINDEDPFVTNVLREPKIMIIGDLNVKKT
- a CDS encoding HEPN domain-containing protein — protein: MFLRRLTPEFVTTRYPDAAYGTPYELYDEEVATDILDKSKKVIKWIESQIKLLKNG
- a CDS encoding HEPN domain-containing protein; translation: MLRKLEAEGYIMKLSSSPQQAEDSIKLAERDLEVAKTILDKNYDWAFNIAYNSILQSIRALIFKKGYRTSSRNSHVATLKFAEIFLDEYDVLYFDRMRRKRHRAVYDTAGTISKNEAENAIARAETIIEKVKNLIE
- a CDS encoding nucleotidyltransferase domain-containing protein, with product MDRITDKAVKKWIDGFLEMVNKKYSPEKVLIFGSRARGDHLIDSDVDMIIVSKKFEGINWLERIRDVSADWEGLVLLEQLCYTPEEFEEKKKEIGIVNPAIKEGIELGA